One segment of Primulina tabacum isolate GXHZ01 chromosome 6, ASM2559414v2, whole genome shotgun sequence DNA contains the following:
- the LOC142548010 gene encoding putative pectinesterase/pectinesterase inhibitor 12, producing MEKQSIMSCIYIVLSLLSALQGVYPQRAFIVAQDGSGNFTTLSQAISAAPNYSSMITYIKIRAGIYDENVFIPKEKINLHLLGDGMDMTKISGNRSTNMGFLTFETATVRIVADGFVAKEITFENTAGVNMNQSVAVTNEGRYFAFYRCRFLSYQDTLYVRKNIQFFRECDIYGTVDFILGDARALFQNCNVYACRPRKGQSNTITAQGRKSDRFLSGIVMQNCSIVVAPDLQPRFNVRTYLGRPQQNYSTTVIMQSFMDKLIDPRGWLEWPGHELDTLFNAEY from the exons ATGGAGAAACAATCAATTATGAGTTGTATTTATATTGTGTTATCCCTCCTCTCAGCTTTACAAGGTGTATACCCACAACGGGCTTTCATAGTTGCCCAGGATGGTAGTGGAAACTTCACCACTCTCTCCCAGGCAATATCAGCAGCACCAAACTACAGTTCAATGATAACTTACATCAAGATAAGAGCAGGAATTTATGACGAGAACGTTTTCATTCCAAAGGAGAAGATCAACCTGCACTTACTGGGAGATGGAATGGACATGACAAAGATATCCGGGAATAGAAGCACGAACATGGGCTTCTTAACTTTTGAAACAGCAACAGTTA GAATCGTTGCTGATGGTTTTGTGGCCAAAGAAATTACCTTCGAGAACACGGCTGGGGTAAACATGAACCAGTCAGTGGCTGTAACAAACGAAGGTCGATATTTTGCTTTTTATAGATGCCGATTCCTGAGCTATCAAGATACATTATATGTCCGGAAGAACATCCAATTTTTCAGAGAGTGTGACATTTATGGGACAGTAGATTTCATACTTGGGGATGCAAGAGCACTCTTTCAAAATTGCAATGTTTATGCATGCAGACCTCGAAAAGGACAGTCGAATACCATCACGGCACAAGGAAGAAAATCGGACCGATTCCTTTCAGGCATCGTGATGCAAAACTGCTCGATTGTAGTTGCACCAGATCTGCAGCCGAGGTTCAACGTGAGGACCTATTTAGGCAGACCCCAGCAGAACTACTCAACAACGGTGATAATGCAGAGTTTCATGGACAAACTAATTGATCCAAGAGGCTGGTTGGAGTGGCCAGGGCACGAATTGGACACACTATTTAATGCAGAATATTAA
- the LOC142548766 gene encoding uncharacterized protein LOC142548766, with the protein MRLELVPASVDCSLHALQACAPLVPVPLLSSTNLKRDGRDRTVPFTALTHPFVFKTPLNSQALYKKVCRDPIIQCSFSGFDKMRDEESSRHVEGLAKSFGLSESEGHMDRFPGAIPKTKGDQDSFLNSRFDFLEPMMLGIRPEVPDWPDRETAIRATIEQKAKCLDIPLSLRMIKKKIQCNGGFKDFTERKDSDYCSVKAAFSSTVFILVELQSYALHMRESPCHEDLDFAIRKVQKEMHSSFAWLFEQVFSKTPSLMIYVMILVANFSTFSASQTRILPSGAFKYDEEIDLSVSSIAQLGQGIVDGSEATKMQEFEREVLDHENIQSFVSPVSVEVESDGYEVYHRTDLLYQMNLSREPNNPLLLCNYGQFLQLVTRDYDRAEECYKRAVQVMPTDAEALSLYANFLWMVRRDLWKAEERFLQALAAEPDNSYHASRYANFLWSTGGEETCYPVSDLPNSNL; encoded by the exons ATGAGGCTTGAACTTGTGCCGGCTAGCGTAGACTGTTCACTTCATGCCCTTCAAGCGTGTGCTCCTTTGGTCCCAGTTCCTCTTCTTTCCTCTACAAACTTGAAAAGGGATGGACGGGATCGAACAGTCCCCTTCACTGCTCTTACCCATCCATTTGTGTTCAAAACTCCCCTGAACTCTCAAGCTTTGTACAAGAAAGTTTGCAGAGATCCTATCATTCAATGTTCTTTTTCGGGTTTTGACAAAATGCGTGATGAGGAATCGTCCCGTCATGTCGAAGGATTAGCTAAAAGTTTCGGCTTATCAGAGAGTGAAGGACATATGGACAGATTCCCTGGCGCAATACCCAAGACAAAAGGCGACCAAGATTCATTCTTGAATTCGCGATTTGATTTCTTGGAACCCATGATGCTTGGGATCAGGCCAGAAGTCCCAGATTGGCCAGATCGCGAGACTGCTATTCGAGCAACTATTGAACAAAAAGCCAAGTGTCTTGATATCCCGCTGTctttgaggatgataaagaAGAAAATACAATGTAACGGGGGGTTTAAAGATTTTACTGAACGTAAAGATTCCGATTATTGCTCGGTGAAGGCAGCTTTTTCTTCTACGGTTTTCATCTTAGTCGAACTTCAGAGCTATGCCTTACACATGAGAGAATCTCCGTGCCATGAAGATCTAGATTTTGCTATCCGTAAAGTTCAGAAAGAAATGCATTCATCATTTGCATGGCTGTTTGAACAAGTTTTTTCAAAGACACCGTCTTTGATGATCTATGTTATGATCCTTGTAGCAAATTTCAGCACTTTTTCCGCTTCTCAAACAAGGATTTTGCCCTCGGGAGCATTCAAGTATGATGAGGAGATTGACTTATCAGTGTCATCAATCGCTCAACTTGGTCAAGGAATTGTCGATGGAAGTGAAGCAACAAAAATGCAAGAATTTGAGAGAGAGGTTCTCGATCACGAAAATATCCAAAGCTTCGTCTCACCAGTGTCAGTGGAGGTGGAGTCCGATGGCTATGAAGTATATCATAGGACTGATCTTCTATACCAGATGAACTTGTCTCGTGAACCTAACAACCCTCTTTTACTCTGCAATTATGGGCAGTTCTTGCAGCTTGTTACTCGTGATTATGACAG GGCGGAGGAATGTTACAAGCGGGCGGTACAAGTAATGCCAACGGATGCAGAGGCCCTGAGCCTGTATGCGAACTTCTTGTGGATGGTGCGAAGGGATTTGTGGAAAGCAGAAGAGAGGTTTTTACAAGCCTTGGCTGCTGAGCCTGATAACTCTTATCACGCCTCGAGATATGCTAATTTCTTGTGGAGTACTGGTGGTGAAGAAACCTGTTATCCTGTTAGCGATTTACCTAACTCAAACTTGTAG